A stretch of the Vigna radiata var. radiata cultivar VC1973A chromosome 7, Vradiata_ver6, whole genome shotgun sequence genome encodes the following:
- the LOC106766212 gene encoding LRR receptor-like serine/threonine-protein kinase GSO1 — protein MPQIMRFSPLVVVLVFCFSPMLVVPGLGYSDHTTLGVLLEVKKSFVKDPRNVLSDWSEDNIEYCSWRGVSCELISDSNTISNSLDGNSMQVVGLNLSDSSLTGFVSPSLGRLQNLLHLDLSSNSLTGPIPPNLSNLTSLESLLLFSNQLTGHIPEEFGSLKSLRVMRLGDNALTGTIPASLANLVNLVNLGLASCGLTGSIPRQLGQLKLMENLILQDNELMGPIPTELGNCSSLTVFTAANNKLNGSIPSELGRLSNLQILNFANNSISGEIPSQLGNMSQLVYLNFMGNQFEGTIPPSLAQLGNLQNLDLSMNKLSGGIPEELGTLGELAYLVLSGNNLNGVIPRTICSNATSLEHLMLSESGLHGEIPGELNQCQQLMQLDLSNNALNGSIPLELYELLLLTDLLLNNNSLVGSISPSIGNLSGLQTLALFHNNLEGVLPREIGMLGKLEILYLYDNQLSGSIPTEIGNCSSLQMIDFFGNHFSGEIPVTIGRLKKLNFLHLRQNELVGEIPATLGNCHKLSILDLADNQLSGAIPATFGFLNELQQLMIYNNSLEGNLPHQLITVKNLTRVNLSKNRLNGSISALCSSQSFLSFDVTDNEFEGEIPSQMGNSPSLERLRLGNNNFSGEIPRTLGKIRELSLLDLSGNSLIGSIPAELSLCNKLAYIDLSSNFLFGQIPLWLGSLSQLGELKLSSNNFSGPLPLGLFKCFKLLVLSLNDNSVNGTLPSDIGELANLNVLRLEHNKFSGPIPLEISKLTKLYELRLSRNGFNGEIPAEIGKLQNLQIILDLSYNNLSGLIPLSLGKQSKLEALDLSHNQLTGEVPPQIGEMSSLGKLDLSYNSLQGKLDKQFSRWPDQAFEGNIHLCGSPLGSCHRNDDSENAGLNESTVVIISSLSTFAAIALLILAVRIFSKNKQEFCRKASEVNYVYSSSSSQAQRRPLFQLNATGNRDFRWEDIMDATNNLSEDFMIGSGGSGKIYKAELASGETVAVKKISSKDEFLLNKSFIREVKTLGRIRHRHLVKLIGYCSNRNKEAGWNLLIYEYMENGSVWDWLHGKPAKESKVKRSLDWETRFKIAVGLAQGVEYLHHDCVPKILHRDIKSSNVLLDSKMEAHLGDFGLAKALTENYDSNTDSNSWFAGSYGYIAPEYAYSQQATEKSDVYSMGIVLMELVSGKMPTNEIFGAEMNMVRWVEMNVDMHGFTSEELIDPELKPLLPDEEFAAFKVLEIALQCTKATPHERPSSRKACDLLLHVFNNRMLNFEKMNLEHCK, from the exons ATGCCACAAATAATGAGGTTTTCACCACTTGTAGTTGTGttggttttctgtttttctccTATGCTGGTAGTCCCTGGTCTGGGCTACTCAGATCACACTACTTTGGGAGTGCTGTTGGAAGTGAAGAAGTCTTTTGTGAAAGACCCACGAAATGTTCTGAGTGATTGGTCAGAGGATAACATTGAATACTGCAGTTGGAGAGGGGTGTCATGTGAATTGATATCAGACTCAAATACAATTTCAAACTCTTTAGATGGTAACTCCATGCAAGTGGTGGGTCTCAATCTTTCTGACTCGTCACTCACAGGGTTTGTGTCACCTTCACTCGGTCGTTTGCAAAACCTGCTCCACCTTGATCTCTCCTCCAACAGCCTCACAGGTCCCATTCCACCTAATCTCTCCAACCTCACTTCCTTGGAATCTTTGCTTCTCTTCTCCAACCAACTCACGGGTCACATACCCGAAGAGTTCGGCTCGCTCAAGAGTCTCCGAGTCATGCGACTCGGTGACAATGCATTAACGGGAACGATTCCAGCGTCTCTCGCCAACCTGGTCAATTTGGTCAACCTTGGCTTGGCTTCCTGCGGACTCACCGGGTCCATTCCGAGGCAACTTGGTCAACTCAAACTCATGGAGAATCTGATTCTGCAAGACAACGAGTTGATGGGTCCGATTCCGACCGAGTTGGGGAACTGCTCAAGCCTCACTGTCTTTACTGCAGCTAACAACAAACTCAATGGATCAATACCCAGTGAACTGGGTCGACTCAGCAATCTGCAAATTCTCAACTTTGCCAACAACAGTATATCTGGGGAGATTCCGAGTCAACTCGGTAATATGAGTCAACTCGTTTACCTGAACTTCATGGGGAACCAGTTCGAGGGTACCATTCCTCCGTCTCTAGCTCAACTGGGTAATCTTCAAAATCTGGACTTATCAATGAACAAGCTCAGTGGAGGAATCCCAGAGGAGTTGGGCACCTTGGGTGAGTTGGCTTATTTGGTTCTGTCTGGTAACAACCTTAATGGTGTCATACCAAGGACCATATGTTCCAATGCAACAAGTTTGGAGCACTTGATGTTGTCAGAAAGTGGACTTCATGGTGAGATTCCAGGTGAATTGAATCAATGCCAGCAACTGATGCAACTCGATTTGTCCAACAATGCACTCAACGGATCCATACCTCTTGAACTTTATGAGTTGCTGCTGTTAACTGATCTCTTGCTGAACAATAACAGCTTGGTTGGTTCCATCTCTCCCTCCATTGGGAACCTCAGTGGCTTGCAGACACTTGCTTTGTTTCACAATAATTTGGAGGGTGTTCTGCCGAGAGAGATTGGAATGCTTGGCAAGTTGGAAATTTTGTATCTTTATGATAACCAATTGTCAGGGTCTATACCTACGGAGATTGGTAATTGTTCTAGCTTGCAAATGATTGATTTCTTTGGAAACCATTTCAGTGGGGAAATTCCAGTCACTATTGGAAGGCTGAAAAAGTTGAATTTCCTTCACCTTAGACAGAATGAGCTAGTTGGTGAGATTCCAGCCACCTTGGGTAATTGTCATAAACTGAGCATTCTAGATTTAGCTGACAATCAGCTCTCAGGTGCAATTCCTGCAACATTTGGATTCCTCAATGAATTACAGCAACTCATGATCTACAACAATTCCCTTGAAGGTAATCTCCCTCACCAACTGATAACCGTAAAAAACTTGACCAGAGTGAATCTTTCTAAAAACAGATTGAATGGTAGTATATCTGCATTGTGTAGCTCTCAGTCATTTCTTTCTTTCGATGTTACTGACAATGAGTTTGAGGGTGAAATTCCTTCCCAAATGGGAAACTCACCCTCCCTTGAGAGACTACGATTAGGTAACAACAACTTTTCTGGAGAAATTCCAAGGACATTGGGAAAAATCCGTGAGCTGTCATTATTAGACCTCTCAGGAAATTCACTCATTGGATCAATACCAGCTGAGCTTTCTTTGTGCAACAAACTGGCTTATATTGATTTAAGCAGTAACTTTCTTTTCGGACAAATACCATTATGGCTTGGAAGTTTATCTCAGTTGGGAGAGCTCAAACTCTCCTCCAATAATTTTTCTGGGCCACTTCCATTAGGCCTATTCAAATGTTTTAAGTTGCTTGTTCTGTCTCTAAATGACAATTCCGTGAATGGAACTCTCCCATCTGATATTGGTGAACTTGCGAACCTAAATGTCCTCAGACTTGAGCACAATAAGTTTTCTGGACCGATCCCTCTGGAGATAAGCAAATTGACCAAGCTTTATGAGCTCCGGCTCTCAAGAAATGGATTCAACGGTGAGATTCCAGCTGAGATTGGAAAACTTCAAAATCTCCAAATCATTTTAGACCTTAGTTACAATAATCTCTCAGGTCTCATCCCACTTTCTCTTGGGAAACAGTCAAAGTTAGAAGCTCTTGATCTTTCCCACAATCAACTAACTGGAGAAGTCCCTCCACAAATTGGGGAAATGAGCAGTTTGGGAAAGCTTGACCTCTCTTACAACAGCCTTCAAGGAAAATTGGATAAGCAGTTTTCCCGTTGGCCAGACCAGGCATTTGAAGGAAACATACATCTTTGTGGAAGCCCTCTTGGGAGCTGCCACAGAAATGACGACTCTGAAAATGCAGGCCTGAATGAATCAACAGTAGTGATAATCTCTTCCCTTTCAACTTTCGCTGCAATTGCACTTCTGATACTCGCAGTCCGAATCTTTTCCAAAAACAAGCAAGAATTTTGCAGGAAAGCCAGCGAAGTGAATTATGTTTactcctcttcttcatcacaaGCACAGAGAAGACCACTGTTCCAACTAAATGCAACGGGAAATAGAGATTTCAGATGGGAAGACATCATGGATGCTACGAACAATCTAAGTGAGGACTTCATGATTGGCTCAGGCGGCTCAGGGAAAATCTACAAAGCTGAATTGGCATCTGGAGAAACTGTGGCTGTCAAGAAGATTTCATCAAAAGATGAATTTCTGTTAAACAAAAGCTTCATAAGAGAAGTTAAGACACTGGGGAGGATTAGGCACAGACATCTGGTGAAGCTAATAGGATATTGTAGCAACAGAAACAAAGAAGCGGGTTGGAATCTGTTGATATATGAGTACATGGAGAATGGGAGTGTTTGGGATTGGCTTCACGGGAAACCAGCCAAGGAGAGCAAAGTAAAGAGGAGCCTTGATTGGGAGACAAGGTTCAAAATTGCTGTAGGATTAGCTCAAGGAGTGGAATACCTGCATCACGATTGCGTCCCAAAGATCCTTCACAGGGACATCAAATCCAGCAATGTATTGCTAGACTCAAAAATGGAGGCGCACTTGGGAGATTTTGGACTGGCAAAAGCACTAACCGAGAATTATGACTCTAATACCGACTCTAATTCTTGGTTTGCTGGCTCTTATGGCTACATAGCTCCAG AGTATGCATACTCCCAACAGGCAACAGAAAAAAGTGACGTTTACAGCATGGGAATAGTGCTGATGGAACTTGTTAGTGGTAAAATGCcaacaaatgaaatttttggAGCTGAGATGAACATGGTGAGATGGGTAGAAATGAACGTGGATATGCATGGTTTTACCAGTGAGGAATTGATAGATCCTGAACTGAAACCTCTTTTACCTGACGAAGAGTTTGCTGCATTCAAAGTGCTTGAGATAGCCTTGCAATGCACGAAAGCTACACCACACGAGAGGCCATCTTCGAGGAAAGCATGCGACCTTCTCCTCCATGTATTCAACAACAGGATGCTGAACTTTGAGAAGATGAATTTGGAGCATTGCAAATGA